ATAGTACCCCAAAGTTTGCTTCTGTTACtgaaagttcaaaaaatttgataatattaataaaaaaattggatgaaaattcaTGATTCCCCCCGTTcacttattattaacttattgcaggtcaaacaaatctttttatagCCAAACTACCATGcatcttcacatgttaatACATGTAaggaagtatattttttagtttagtcagaaagtattaatttacctgaaataagtcaattgggcgaaaatatgaattgtcatcgttttttaaaaaaaatatcagcaatttttatgaattttaagtgaCGAATGggtatatttattagacggaaaCAAATTTCAACCTGATCCATGAACCAAATGCTATTTCAACTAAAGAGATATATATGCATGAatcaattttagtttaaacATTTGGGTGAGGTAGGATATAGTGTATTGTAAGTGATCAAgccaaaaatcacaaaaatacgATGCTAGTACCATGAAATAGCATATGAAACTAAACAGCATAAAATTAGACTTACtgagattaaaaaatgcaAGAGTATAAGAACTCAACTAGAATTCAAACATTGCGTTAAAAGGATTAACAAGTACTTTTTTCAGTCAACCTAGGAAGACGATGGTTCAAAAGTAGAACAACACAACCGAAAAGTGAAATGCAATAAGTTCCGAAATACAACCCCTTTTCAATACTCAATAACCAATACCAGTATTTGAACTTTGAAGTTTAGATGGAGTATTTTTATAGCGCACTATATGAATGCTATATATAGGCACTATGTAACATCTATGTTATAGTTTGAAATGTACAAAAAGTGTCACTGTGAGGCATGTGAATCTCAATCACAGACAATAGGCAATTAATACGGCCATAGGTAGTTTAAGTTAGAAATTCAACACTGCCACACTGACTAGCATCAGTAAAAATAATGCAACCACTGTCAACgaaatgttaaattaaaaaatagtaatagtACGATATTTTAGTGTATAGTCATTGCATTTGATATACATTTTAACACTCTCTGCAAGAATCCTCAAGTATTGTCCTATCTACAGTGCGGCAAAACAGTATATCTACAGTGCGCCAATACAGTATAATACAACAcgacaaaattaatttatgaaaatatgtaaacaaaagaattagaaTGTAGAAATCAgttctaatttttcttaatcacCGTTGTATTGTTGAGCAATATGTCGAAATTCATAGAATTACTTGATAATTCAAAACAAGatcctaaatttaaaaaattaaaaaagtcaCGATTAAAGAAAATGGTGCGGTTGACCGATTTGAAATGGGCGCGCGTGCGGCGCGTCGACGTGCCACACATGGTGGCGTGTCCCTAGGCAGCTTGCAATGACCGACAACGGAGACACGACCCTTCACTCGTAAATGCAGCGGGCGATCTCTTCTCACGAACTCAACCTCCAAATCAATGACAACAACTGGCAACAGATCTGAGGCCTCGTGCACGGCAGACGACGAAGGTGTTGACTCCAGTGGCGGCGGCGTTTCGAACGGTAGTGAAGAGGGCACGATGATTTATGCAATTTCACACAAGAAAAGAGGGagcaaacaagaaaagagaaggaaaaaaatcgGTTGAacagagaaggaaaaaagaataaaaaatgaaggaagaaaaaagagaagaaaaaaaggaaagagagaggaaagaagaaagagaagaaaagaagaaaaatgagaagaaaaaaccgaaagagagagaaaagaagaaaaaagagagaaggaagaaagagaataaaaaaataaaaaaagagaaaaaaaaatatttaaaaaaaaaaatctgcaaCACACCTAGTCAAGGTGTGCAAAGTTTTTCATGCTAAGGCTTCTCATAGGCAAACATAGGCAACATTTTTTCATGCTAAGGCTTCTCATTGTTGGAAAACATATCAGATTGAGAGATTGAAGGATGAGTCTACAGAATGATGTGACTCGAGAGAGACTGTTTAggaaataattcaatattatttccaCAACGATTTATGTCTTTGCTGAACCTACGGATGATGAGTTTAGAAAAGTGATTGGAGCGGTGCCTACGCGGGTTTCGAAGGAGATGAATAGGAAACTACTTGAGTACACGGCAGACCAGGTAAAATATTCCCTTTCTCAATTGTTTCCATTTAAACGCCATGGCCCTGTTTGTATGCCCCCTTGTTCTGTTAATGCTTTTGGCACATTGATGGAAATGCTACTAAAATGGTACGTCCTTAAGGTACTTAGTCATTATGATATTCcctcttttctcaattttatacaCATTGTTTTGACTCCCAAGCATATGAAACCAGAAAGGGTCTCTCACTTTCGTCCCATTAGCCTAAGCAATGTTGTTTTTAAGCTTGCTatgaaaaaatagcaaatagGTTAAAACCAATTCTCCTTCCATCATATCACCATCACAATATGCATTCATACCTTGGAAACTAATCCCTGACAATGTGTGCAAAGACCCTCTTTCCTTTTATATCTTCATAATTTGTACAGAGATATTAAGCTGTTTACTTCACGTTGCAGAAGTGGAAGGTTCTATTTATGGAGTCCCAGTGGCTAGGATGCTCTAGTATTTCACCTTTTCTATTCACCgatgatatattaatattttgtcacGGGATGAAGGAGTTCATACCATGAGTCCGCCTGTTTTTGGATATATGTGGATGTGCTTGGCCAATTGATCAATCTCCAGAAGTCATCCCTAATGTTTAGCCATTCCACACACAAGGAGACCGGGTGACACTAGCTGAGTTGTTAGGCATTCTCATTGACATCGACCATGAGAAATACCTTGGTTTACCTTACGCGTGGGGTGAAACAAGAGAGACGTTTTCGGCAACATCAGGAGTCGAGCATGGCAGCACTTTAGCAAAAAGGTAAGAAAAAGTTcttataaaatcaattattcaaGCTATCCCTTCCTATAGCATAAGTCGTTTAAACTTCCGGATTCTTTACTTAGAGAAATTGAAAGCATTTTGTCTAATGTATTTCGGAATAGCCCCAATAGCAAGAAGATGCATTGGGTATCATGGGCAAAGATGCACAATAGTAAACAAGAGGGAGGACTTGTCTTCCGGGGACCTACGTGCATTCAATCTCATCCTTTTAGCTAAGCAAGGTTGGCGGGTCATAAAACATCCAAATACCTTGTCTAGTTGTATAATCCAAGCAAGATACTTTTCACATTGTAATTTCCTACGGGCTACGCAGCGCTCCAATACATCTCTTATTTAGAGCAACATTTTCATGGCGAAGGAAATCCTTGAAGCAGGCATCCGCTGAAGGGTCGGGCATGGAAACCACATAAGAGTACAAGATGACCATTTGTTGTTAAGGTCATTCACATTCCATCCAATTACATTGATTGGCACCCATTCGCCAATTCCACAACAATAGCGCAATGGCAACCTCCATTTGGAACCATGGTAAAAATCAACTTCGACTGTGCGACATATTTTGAAGTTGGAGGTGTAGGTGCTGGAACTGTTGCCCAAGACTCTGTCGATGGATGCTTGGCCTTGAAAATGCGATGTACGTACTGTGTCAAAGATGCTAAGCACAATGAGGCGCTGGCGGCCAAACTTGCAATTGACCTTTGCTGCCAATATCAGTGGAGTTTTGCGGTGCTAGAAACTACCTCAATATCATTCAAAAACTCCACGAGCCAGTTGATGATTTCTCCATGATTGAGCCATTAAGCTATAACATCAAAGAACTGCGTCAAAGACTCGACTTATCTCCTCTCGTTTTGTTAAGGGGTCCGCCAATTTGGCTGCCCACATACTTGCACATGTAGCTTATACTAATATTAAGGGTTTGTGACCCTCCTCCATCATTGTTAGACATTTTTTTAGGTTGAAGCTCTGCAGAATTGAATAAACtgatttttctaaaactaaaaagaagtatgaaattgttaaattttcattttttttctacaaattaattaattcattgtaAAAGTAAAATGGTGAATGAATTATGTAAAAAGGCATAAATAACTTtctttttagatataaaagagcttttctttttataattaatatagattaGTATAGATATCAACTAACACAAGGACCCTTTTGCTAGTTTTTTTAATCTAGTGTGTCTTTCAGCgaattaaacataatatatggggttttatgcaattataaCCCCAATTTTTATCTCCTTTCACTTTTATAGTCAACTTGTACAAAGGGGAAGTAAAAGTTTCAAGACGAGCCCAGTTCATAATCCTCACAactcataatccaattatttggaaaaaggaaggaaaaaaatgagacAAAGGAAAAACCCTGTAATCATATCGCCTACCATTGATGACAGCAACAAGAAATTCACCTCCAGAAACCCTCAGAAGAATACTTCTTCCTCAGCTCCACACAAAGTCTTTTCGATTTGTTTGGTTACACGAATAATCAATTCATTGCTGGTGCAGACATACTTCAACCCGGACGAACACTGGCAAGCTCTTGAAGTAGCACATCGCATTGCTTTTGGGTAAGCGAGAATGTGAATCGActatttttcagaattttgttTGGTGGGTCTTTGGttttttgattctttttgtgattaaaattggaataaaaaaatgcTAGGTATGGACATTTGACGTGGGAATGGAAGAAGGGTATAAGGAGTTACTTGCATCCAATTCTATTTGCCGCTCTTTACAAAGCTCTCGCCTTTCTCCGTCTTGATTCCCCTTGGTTCATGGTACTTGCTTTTCTTGTCTTATTTTGACAATGCCAATAAAATTTCAGGTGTCTTTGTTTCTTGATGACATTGTGCAGAATTTGAATCTGATGCAAATTGTTCTGCAATGCTGAACCATGTGTCtgaaattatcaaatcatactAGTATTGAACCTTAGGTTGAGCCTCGTGAAGCATTGTTAAGCTTTTTTCGATTAATTCTATGTGATTTTAcagtttgttttgtttgtataGCAATTTTCCCACTTATGATGTGTGCCGAAAATTGCCGCCTTGCACAGGTAAGGGCTCCTCGGTTGGTGCAGTCCATATTTGCTGCTGTTGGTGATCTGTACCTCTACAAATTTTCTCAGGCCTTATTTGGTGACAATGTTGCTACTTGGGCTGTATCCTTGCACTGCTATATGCCCCTTTGTTTTGATTGCTCTCTTCCCCTCTTTGTTTTAGTTTACTGTCTTCTGATTTTCCTATATATAGCTTTGGTTCCAACCTCTATCTCTGTTTTGgtgaatttaattgaaatattcgCTGTACTTAACCTTTTGAAAGCTTCTTGCACAGCTCACAAACTGGTTCATGTTTTTCTGCATCCCTCGCACTTTATCTAATAGTTTAGAGACAGTTCTCACACTCGTGAGTTTATACTACTGGCCCTGCTTGCGAACATCTTCTGGGGCAGTTCCATGTGGTTCAAGAAAGTGTGCCTTGGTCTTAGCGGCGATAGCATGTGCTATTCGGCCGACAAGTGCTATCACTTGGATTTATGTTGGTTTTCTCGAGTTGCTTATGACACGTGATAAGCTAAAGTTTGTCCTTCTTGAGGTGATACCAATTGGGTCAGTATGTGATTTCCTTTGTATCCTCTGCTTCTTTTCCCTtattaagttttcatttatcttGGCTTTAAGTTAATTCATCTATAACAAAAgcttttattctcttttaacAAGTGGCTTCTTAGATGCCTTGCTCTAACATCAGTTCACTTATTTCATGATCCCACATTAGTCTTCAGATTATCATCCGAGTTCTTCTATAATTAAAGCCAAAGATTGAAAACTTTAAAGATATATGTGACCATTATTAATTAGAAGTTACATACAGTGATCTGTTGACTATGCAGCTATTATTATCTCAGTAAGTTACATAATATATTGACTTTGACTTTGAATATCTTGAAATGACATGAAAGTATgttatttggtataatttagaaccaaatatgaataaatttattgctttCATGTTTTCTTTCCAGAATGAAGGGTTAGAGCCTAGACTTCTCTTTGACATCCAACTTTAGCAGTTAACAGATTTTTCGTTCCTTTACTATTGTCTCCTTGAAGGACCAGAGGAAGATGCTGAAATTTGTGTTACACCAACTTACAGATCATGTGGAATTAATGTTATTTGTCCTGTATTTTAGCTTTCACTTATCTGTATAGATCAATATTTATAGGCCTGCTTATGTGATACTTCTtgattaaaagatattatgaagtcaaatatacttattttgcACTCTTATGTATATATCAGGGGCCTCGTGCTTGGACTCACTTTTTTATTGGATCGTCAGTTATATGGATCATGGGTTATAGTTGCGATTAACTTTCTAAAGTTCAATTTCTTCTCTTCTGGTGGAGATTATTATGGAACTCATGCATGGCACTGGTATATCACACAAGGATTTACTGTCATGCTCTTTACATATCTACCATTCTCAGTTGCTGGTGTTATCCTGTCTAAAGAGTGGAAACTTCCTGGACTAATTGTATGGGTTTTGGGAACTTATAGCCTTCTTGGCCACAAAGAGTTCAGGTACTTCGTCAAATTTAGAGATTATTCCACAAACACCTTGAGATTTGAGCGTATTAGAGCAGAACTCcttgatttttaaatagttgCACTAGCACCCCTACGCTCATATTTCACATTGTGGATTCCCCACTGACTATTCGGTCTTCAGGGGGATTTGAAATGCCAAAAATGGCTGCGGGGTGCAGCACTGCAGCCTAATTTTTAAGAACTGAGGGGTTTCATTATAATATGCCTTAAATTTCAAGCGATGCCTAGTTATCTCTTAAATTAGCAAAATGAAAGCACCATTAGTAATTTAATGGTTAATTCTTCTCATTATCTTCAGAATCCAAATATCAGGTTTGTTCTTCCTGTGCTTCCAATAGCATTGATGTTTTCCGGATATTCATTAGCCAACCTAGGGAAATGTGAACTGTCAAAGAGGAAAGTGAAAGAAAGCTCAAGCTCTCATAAAAACCGCTCCCTGAAGCTGCAATTAGCTGTCTTCTTCCTGCTTGTCACTAATTTCCCAATGGCGATATATATGAGTATGATTCATCAGGTATATAGCTGCTGCAGTTCATTGTCCCATTTTGCATGAATCCTTTAAATTGCTTGATTTAATCACTACAAGATACGaagataaattttatctaaagctaaaaacagaaaaaaagcTATACAGATGTTCAATAATCTGAAATTGGAAGTCAGAAGACAGGatattaaatgtttaatatttgattatggTTACGTCCAAATTTTAAGCTTTATGACTGAATTTGAGCCTCTTGGATTAATGATTATTATTGTATCATTTGTTTCTTAGTGACGGTCTTCTGCATATTTGCTTTCTGTACCATAAATATGTGCACCCACGGATGTGTATTCATGCAATATATTTGTTTCAATTGTTTCTGTTGAAATGTATCAACACAAGCTACCAGCAAGGTGGCAGTTGTATGTATATTGCCTTCTTTGTCGTTTTCACTTGGTGCTTTACTTCACAGAGAGGAACGGAGGATGTCATGCACTATCTCTCCAACGAGGCTCGTGAGAATAAAGTGAAGAGTATCCTCTTCTTGACGCCTTGCCATGCCACACCCTACTACTCAACTCTGCATCACAACATCCCCATGCGTTTCTTGGACTGTACACCCAGGTTATGTCAAGCATCTTAAACACATTACTATATTTCATGTGATCATTACATGGTTGCCCTTTGAGTTTGAGCATTTACAGAAAGTACACCGACACCCCCTGCTGTCATATTTTTAcgggtaaattacattctGTCATCAGGATATGCTAGTTTATACACTTTGCCATTTAAccgtttttttctttttggtgtcaacttaccatggCATTTGTACTTTGCCATATGTCCATTTTgtagttgattttttttgttggaaaaacaTCATCAGTGACCATGTGATTTTTAAGGGCaatgtaatgatatttttaaggCATGTTCATTAAAAATCGATCAATAAATAGTCATGTATAGCAAACTGAAATTCTGCATagtgttataaaaaaaaaaaggttagaCAGAGTAAAACTAGACATATTTCGGATgacaaattgtaatttaccctatttttaCATCACAGACTCCATCTCATTCAGTTTTCAGATGACAATCTGTAATGTTTCTAAAACATGACCGTTGGATGTATAGTGTAGTCTTTTAACATTGAGGGACTCTTTTCGTTATATGCTTACAATTCAGGGTCTTATCAGTTACACTGATCCTCTACATTATTGTAGGATTTGCACAATATTTGACTCTTAACActctatttaaatttgtatgaaCAGCGAAGACAAAGGAATCATCGACGAATCTGACCAATTTCTAAACGACCCTCTTGGTTTTGCAATGAAGTTGGCAAGGAATTGGACTCAACCTAGCCACATTGTGCTATTTGATTCACAAGAAAAGCCATTAAAGGAGTTCCTAGTCTCACACCATTACTACGAGGTCCTCGTCTGATCAGTTCTATTCTCTCATTGTTTTGATTCTTGCAAACGATGATTCTTTTGCCTAAACGTTGTAGTAGATTTGTATGTCTGTGCTCTGACAAGCTCAAGTTGTAACTCACAGGTAAGAAGATTCTTTCATGCTCACTTCAAAGTGGATCGGGAGCTGCAAGCGTCTGTCGTTGTGTATGCTCTTCAAGGCCAGTGACTTCCATTGCCCGAACGATGAGTGTCTAGTTGTTACGCCATTTGATTGCCTATATATGTTTCCTCAATTGACTTTTATAATTGTGGAAAAAACGACAGAAAGCATCACTCCTCTTCCCACAATGTActgtctttctttctttctttccatgATGAATgattacttcatttttattcGAAAAGATATTACGGACCATAGGtcgaaaattaaattaaattactcgACACTCGATTGAAAGCATTCGATAAAAGCTcgttttaatttgatttgtcgAATTTAACAAACCAAGCTTgaataaaatctttcatttgATAAGCTCTCAAATTCCACTCGAGTTCGgttcatatttgattaaagTAAAGCTTGTTTGAGTTCGATTAGagcaataattaaaatgtattcaaatacaatttttcaagttccatatcaattgaaataaatttaaacaataatgtGTTCAACTTGACTTCAATCATTTACATCTCTACGGGACCAATACAACATCGaacaatcaaaataatgatacaacataagaaatatttgcaagaattttttctttttcttttctttttgtttatagCGGAcgcataattaattgaaaaaataattttgattagtttCAGACAAACAGTTATGAACACTAATGTATCAAATTCTTGTACAAAGACAAGAAACACTTATTCAAGTGCATAAATTCGCATAAATAAAAGCGCAATTAAAGCAAGAAAGTAAagtgtaaattaaataaacacatATTTGGTACATAGTGCCCGTGGACGGTATATCAAATTCATATCGTTGTGTGTGGATTGATGTAATTGAATTCtagagttttaaatttataatagtaaattcaacaaatttgtttggataaattCATGTtgtaaagaattttaaattcttaactattcattttaattatattttgtgatactgtgattaatttcaaattaattacatatagaatcatttgaaatttttattttaattctccTCTTAAATTCAAATCTTTTGGTATGAACACAACCTCAGTGAAattcataaaacaaaacaaaaaaaaaaaaaaaacaatacaaaaagaaagaggaggaGAGAGAAGATGAAAGGTTTTGTCATCATTGtaaaggataattatactcttcTCTCcgaggtttggtataattatacataaattttctataatttgtgaaattacatctagcaccctaAAGTTtactttcgtctaataaataagtctctctattagtcaaaattcactaaatttgttgatattaacacaaaataaataaaaattgatattttcccttgattgattgatattgacttattacatgtcaaatatttttttcggactaaactacccttatatgTGTTAAcatgtgaagacgtatgagagtaatttgatcataaaaagatttatttgacctataataagtaagtaataagtcaattaggggttaatatagtttttttttttaatttttttgttaatatcagtaaatttgataattttttactaatgaaGGAACCTgtttattagacgaaagcaaaccataggggtgctagatgtaattttccaaaccacaaaaaatttatatataatttgggATGGCAGCccaaaaaagggggggggggggggggagccagctcgagctcgagctcctatcgagctcgagctcgagcttggtttttgttgttaaccagctcgcgagctggctcgcgagctggtgaatatatatgagctcgagctcgagctcgagctcgagcttggtttttgttgttaaccagctcgcgagctggctcgcgagctggtgaatataatatatattttttttattttttttgaattttttatatatttagttttatattttatatttgatcaattttataatataaattgaccatatattataattattaattaatttataaaatattgattaaatcaGATGTCTTACCGGGAATGTGAGTTTATTACAGAATTGAATGTAATTTCGGAGAGGGTGTCACACTCTTGATCATTgtattgaaaggaaaattttgaagatcACAGTATTAGAActggtgaccagaaagccaattagattggcaattttgggaaccattaaacaatctttatgaatgtgatattatcttgatgaatgtagtaagcattcatctatgccaccatgtgtttgttgtgcttactatttacgttgaacggTATTTTaatgtcacaacaaatgcccacagaccaattgaataacccatgtagttggactgcgcattggatggtagctatgaaaccaacttttgagggttggtctgaaacgttccaagtcgaagACCTGGAGATTGGGCATTGAGAGTCCAACAGatacttgcactaagtattgcattcattggatgagtgtcgtgtttcatcggttACAATGGGAGGTAAcctataccattctcatccaatgtGATCCTCAAGttattttgcctcacctcttcacgTGATCCCAAtgactccaagcgaatcacgCTACTCAGCGTTAcgcccgacccatcaaccaaatgaatatCTCAACTACCGCCCACTACGACTTATGAGACAGGGAAATAGGACTATATTCCATTCGTTCACAACAATAATGTAGCTTTCTTCCATTCCAGacgtgccacgactcgtgagaccacgaATGGGTGAAAGTAACATCCGCACcacattgttgtggatggaaggcttggatttaatcaaaccatttgaattttaagccattatgggcctaatatttaatttggacCATCCAAGTGAGTTAAGTTTGTTGTAACCGAGACCCCATCATTACAAGATTTTGCATACATCAGTTTAATCATTGAGTATAAATAGATGGATTTCAAATACATCATActccaaatattaaaacatacactACATGCAAAAACAAGGCAAGCAtgcccctgttggatgatcacaagcccaatcctAAGCGACCCACTtagcccgcagtgagtctatggtcaatctagggtgtggcctaactattacaaaatagtaagccattatcattctaatgggtcttcctctttgttcttcttttgtcATGAGCTCCGTCCAACAGGTCTAGGTCTTCATCTCCA
This Sesamum indicum cultivar Zhongzhi No. 13 linkage group LG5, S_indicum_v1.0, whole genome shotgun sequence DNA region includes the following protein-coding sequences:
- the LOC105162874 gene encoding GPI mannosyltransferase 3; its protein translation is MRQRKNPVIISPTIDDSNKKFTSRNPQKNTSSSAPHKVFSICLVTRIINSLLVQTYFNPDEHWQALEVAHRIAFGYGHLTWEWKKGIRSYLHPILFAALYKALAFLRLDSPWFMVRAPRLVQSIFAAVGDLYLYKFSQALFGDNVATWALLAQLTNWFMFFCIPRTLSNSLETVLTLVSLYYWPCLRTSSGAVPCGSRKCALVLAAIACAIRPTSAITWIYVGFLELLMTRDKLKFVLLEVIPIGGLVLGLTFLLDRQLYGSWVIVAINFLKFNFFSSGGDYYGTHAWHWYITQGFTVMLFTYLPFSVAGVILSKEWKLPGLIVWVLGTYSLLGHKEFRFVLPVLPIALMFSGYSLANLGKCELSKRKVKESSSSHKNRSLKLQLAVFFLLVTNFPMAIYMSMIHQRGTEDVMHYLSNEARENKVKSILFLTPCHATPYYSTLHHNIPMRFLDCTPSEDKGIIDESDQFLNDPLGFAMKLARNWTQPSHIVLFDSQEKPLKEFLVSHHYYEVRRFFHAHFKVDRELQASVVVYALQGQ